In a genomic window of Meleagris gallopavo isolate NT-WF06-2002-E0010 breed Aviagen turkey brand Nicholas breeding stock chromosome 1, Turkey_5.1, whole genome shotgun sequence:
- the FBXO40 gene encoding F-box only protein 40 isoform X2, whose protein sequence is MMKHRVPKAPPGQHRHCERCFSRHCRAPIETSVSCMVISCHLHCGATFHMCKQEEHQLLCPLEHVPCLNAHYGCPFSMARFKLAKHLQICPASVVCCSMEWNRWPNVDSDTTLHKNIMKESLSEECLDTALALRDQKILFRNLKVADLFPEWRKKEEVRELMEEAMDGMEGAVGGLGSQEGNDQFPELSQCERENLAKDKEGMDLGSYKTWENIFSKELLACQVTGSAPSSGKKTEEASKQKASSSCTAISAEKAKEVPCNAQEAKDQKPEQAASKEMTGLAPWQEGVLERLKKEVGVADYNMYLVHHGGMLIRFGQMAACTPKEKDFVYGNLEAQEVKTVYTFKVPVSYCGKRARLGDVMAHKIPTSDKSVDTSELGINPEELPKANVVTATLLCALEKELKGHEISEARGIDGLFVDFATQTYSFPLEPFSSDAVLADILDESSQPELHVELYTECVTRRHNKSSSAFTFTCNHFFRRDEFASHFKNVHADIQSCLDGWFQLRCPLAYLGCTFVQNHFHPDGHKAKVIYSKLLNTFAIKPEVDTTLAESEKCNFKVDDRGRTKDLLSSLPLEVLKYIAGFLDSFSLSQLSKVSVLMRDICATLLQERGMVLLVWEKKRYSHGGTSWKARRKMWQFSSLFSRVDRWQLSDVVCMSEHLKKCPFYKVERKTDPVLLTGMCETPQQVQKTLVSTFKHRV, encoded by the exons ATGATGAAG CACAGGGTTCCAAAAGCTCCCCCCGGGCAGCACAGGCACTGTGAGAGGTGTTTCAGTCGGCACTGCCGCGCACCCATTGAGACCTCTGTCTCCTGCATGGTGATCAGCTGCCATCTTCACTGTGGTGCCACCTTCCACATGTGCAAGCAAGAGGAGCACCAACTGCTCTGCCCCTTGGAGCATGTCCCCTGCCTCAACGCACACTATGGATGTCCTTTCTCCATGGCCCGCTTTAAGCTGGCAAAGCACCTTCAGATATGTCCAGCCAGCGTTGTCTGCTGCTCAATGGAGTGGAATCGCTGGCCAAATGTGGATTCAGACACAACCCTCCACAAGAATATTATGAAGGAGAGCTTAAGTGAAGAGTGTCTGGACACAGCATTGGCACTCAGAGATCAGAAGATACTTTTCAGGAATTTGAAAGTAGCTGACTTGTTTCCAGaatggaggaaaaaggaagaggtgAGAGAGCTAATGGAAGAAGCCATGGATGGGATGGAAGGTGCTGTGGGAGGATTAGGTTCCCAGGAAGGCAATGACCAGTTCCCTGAGCTCAGCCAGTGTGAGCGTGAAAATTTGGCAAAGGACAAGGAAGGAATGGACCTGGGGAGCTACAAAACCTGGGAGAACATTTTCAGCAAAGAGCTCTTGGCTTGCCAGGTAACAGGCTCAGCACCCAGCTcaggaaaaaagacagaagaggcTTCCAAGCAAAAAGCGTCCAGCTCTTGTACtgccatttctgcagaaaaggcAAAGGAAGTACCTTGTAACGCACAAGAGGCAAAAGACCAAAAGCCTGAACAAGCAGCAAGTAAAGAAATGACAGGGCTGGCTCCTTGGCAAGAAGGGGTCCTGGAGAGACTGAAGAAAGAAGTTGGTGTAGCTGATTACAACATGTATCTAGTGCATCATGGGGGAATGCTCATTCGCTTTGGCCAAATGGCTGCTTGCACAcccaaagaaaaagattttgtgtATGGGAACTTGGAAGCTCAAGAAGTAAAGACTGTCTATACCTTCAAAGTGCCGGTTAGTTACTGTGGCAAAAGAGCACGACTGGGAGATGTAATGGCACACAAGATACCTACTTCAGACAAGTCAGTGGATACCTCAGAATTGGGAATAAACCCAGAAGAACTACCTAAGGCAAATGTAGTGACAGCTACACTACTGTGTGCActggaaaaagaactgaaagggCATGAGATCTCTGAAGCAAGGGGTATCGATGGACTCTTTGTAGACTTTGCAACACAGACATATAGCTTTCCTCTAGAGCCTTTTTCCTCTGATGCTGTTCTAGCAGATATTCTGGATGAAAGCAGTCAACCAGAACTCCACGTGGAGCTGTACACCGAATGCGTAACCAGAAGACATAATAAAAGTAGTTCAGCTTTCACATTCACTTGCAATCATTTCTTCAGGAGGGATGAATTTGCATCCCATTTCAAGAATGTGCATGCTGACATACAGTCATGTCTGGATGGATGGTTCCAGCTTCGCTGTCCACTGGCCTACTTGGGGTGTACTTTTGTTCAAAATCACTTCCACCCTGACGGACATAAGGCCAAGGTCATATACAGCAAGCTTCTCAATACATTCGCTATTAAACCAGAGGTTGATACCACCCTTGCTGAATCAGAGAAGTGCAATTTCAAAGTGGATGATCGAGGGAGAACCAAGGACTTGCTGAGCAGCCTCCCACTGGAAGTGCTCAAGTACATTGCAGGGTTCCTGGACAGCTTCAGTTTATCTCAGCTATCAAAAGTGTCGGTGCTAATGAGAGACATTTGTGCCACTCTTCTTCAGGAGAGGGGTATGGTCCTGCTggtctgggagaaaaaaagatattcccATGGTGGTACTTCATGGAAAGCTCGCAGAAAG ATGTGGCAGTTCAGCAGCCTCTTCTCCAGAGTGGACCGGTGGCAGCTCAGCGATGTGGTCTGCATGTCAGAGCACCTGAAGAAATGCCCTTTCTACAAAGTGGAGCGCAAGACAGACCCCGTGCTGCTGACTGGCATGTGTGAGACTCCACAGCAAGTTCAAAAGACTTTGGTTTCCACCTTCAAGCACAGAGTCTGA
- the FBXO40 gene encoding F-box only protein 40 isoform X1, with protein MSWPMEQAAQGSGHGPKLLEFEAFRYQLALTHLISTLLSTTKRASVWYKHRDSMMKHRVPKAPPGQHRHCERCFSRHCRAPIETSVSCMVISCHLHCGATFHMCKQEEHQLLCPLEHVPCLNAHYGCPFSMARFKLAKHLQICPASVVCCSMEWNRWPNVDSDTTLHKNIMKESLSEECLDTALALRDQKILFRNLKVADLFPEWRKKEEVRELMEEAMDGMEGAVGGLGSQEGNDQFPELSQCERENLAKDKEGMDLGSYKTWENIFSKELLACQVTGSAPSSGKKTEEASKQKASSSCTAISAEKAKEVPCNAQEAKDQKPEQAASKEMTGLAPWQEGVLERLKKEVGVADYNMYLVHHGGMLIRFGQMAACTPKEKDFVYGNLEAQEVKTVYTFKVPVSYCGKRARLGDVMAHKIPTSDKSVDTSELGINPEELPKANVVTATLLCALEKELKGHEISEARGIDGLFVDFATQTYSFPLEPFSSDAVLADILDESSQPELHVELYTECVTRRHNKSSSAFTFTCNHFFRRDEFASHFKNVHADIQSCLDGWFQLRCPLAYLGCTFVQNHFHPDGHKAKVIYSKLLNTFAIKPEVDTTLAESEKCNFKVDDRGRTKDLLSSLPLEVLKYIAGFLDSFSLSQLSKVSVLMRDICATLLQERGMVLLVWEKKRYSHGGTSWKARRKMWQFSSLFSRVDRWQLSDVVCMSEHLKKCPFYKVERKTDPVLLTGMCETPQQVQKTLVSTFKHRV; from the exons ATGTCTTGGcccatggaacaggctgcccagggcagtgggcacggtcCCAAGCTGCTGGAATTTGAAGCTTTCAGATATCAG TTAGCCCTGACCCACCTCATTTCAACTCTGCTGAGCACAACCAAGAGAGCAAGTGTTTGGTACAAACACAGGGACTCTATGATGAAG CACAGGGTTCCAAAAGCTCCCCCCGGGCAGCACAGGCACTGTGAGAGGTGTTTCAGTCGGCACTGCCGCGCACCCATTGAGACCTCTGTCTCCTGCATGGTGATCAGCTGCCATCTTCACTGTGGTGCCACCTTCCACATGTGCAAGCAAGAGGAGCACCAACTGCTCTGCCCCTTGGAGCATGTCCCCTGCCTCAACGCACACTATGGATGTCCTTTCTCCATGGCCCGCTTTAAGCTGGCAAAGCACCTTCAGATATGTCCAGCCAGCGTTGTCTGCTGCTCAATGGAGTGGAATCGCTGGCCAAATGTGGATTCAGACACAACCCTCCACAAGAATATTATGAAGGAGAGCTTAAGTGAAGAGTGTCTGGACACAGCATTGGCACTCAGAGATCAGAAGATACTTTTCAGGAATTTGAAAGTAGCTGACTTGTTTCCAGaatggaggaaaaaggaagaggtgAGAGAGCTAATGGAAGAAGCCATGGATGGGATGGAAGGTGCTGTGGGAGGATTAGGTTCCCAGGAAGGCAATGACCAGTTCCCTGAGCTCAGCCAGTGTGAGCGTGAAAATTTGGCAAAGGACAAGGAAGGAATGGACCTGGGGAGCTACAAAACCTGGGAGAACATTTTCAGCAAAGAGCTCTTGGCTTGCCAGGTAACAGGCTCAGCACCCAGCTcaggaaaaaagacagaagaggcTTCCAAGCAAAAAGCGTCCAGCTCTTGTACtgccatttctgcagaaaaggcAAAGGAAGTACCTTGTAACGCACAAGAGGCAAAAGACCAAAAGCCTGAACAAGCAGCAAGTAAAGAAATGACAGGGCTGGCTCCTTGGCAAGAAGGGGTCCTGGAGAGACTGAAGAAAGAAGTTGGTGTAGCTGATTACAACATGTATCTAGTGCATCATGGGGGAATGCTCATTCGCTTTGGCCAAATGGCTGCTTGCACAcccaaagaaaaagattttgtgtATGGGAACTTGGAAGCTCAAGAAGTAAAGACTGTCTATACCTTCAAAGTGCCGGTTAGTTACTGTGGCAAAAGAGCACGACTGGGAGATGTAATGGCACACAAGATACCTACTTCAGACAAGTCAGTGGATACCTCAGAATTGGGAATAAACCCAGAAGAACTACCTAAGGCAAATGTAGTGACAGCTACACTACTGTGTGCActggaaaaagaactgaaagggCATGAGATCTCTGAAGCAAGGGGTATCGATGGACTCTTTGTAGACTTTGCAACACAGACATATAGCTTTCCTCTAGAGCCTTTTTCCTCTGATGCTGTTCTAGCAGATATTCTGGATGAAAGCAGTCAACCAGAACTCCACGTGGAGCTGTACACCGAATGCGTAACCAGAAGACATAATAAAAGTAGTTCAGCTTTCACATTCACTTGCAATCATTTCTTCAGGAGGGATGAATTTGCATCCCATTTCAAGAATGTGCATGCTGACATACAGTCATGTCTGGATGGATGGTTCCAGCTTCGCTGTCCACTGGCCTACTTGGGGTGTACTTTTGTTCAAAATCACTTCCACCCTGACGGACATAAGGCCAAGGTCATATACAGCAAGCTTCTCAATACATTCGCTATTAAACCAGAGGTTGATACCACCCTTGCTGAATCAGAGAAGTGCAATTTCAAAGTGGATGATCGAGGGAGAACCAAGGACTTGCTGAGCAGCCTCCCACTGGAAGTGCTCAAGTACATTGCAGGGTTCCTGGACAGCTTCAGTTTATCTCAGCTATCAAAAGTGTCGGTGCTAATGAGAGACATTTGTGCCACTCTTCTTCAGGAGAGGGGTATGGTCCTGCTggtctgggagaaaaaaagatattcccATGGTGGTACTTCATGGAAAGCTCGCAGAAAG ATGTGGCAGTTCAGCAGCCTCTTCTCCAGAGTGGACCGGTGGCAGCTCAGCGATGTGGTCTGCATGTCAGAGCACCTGAAGAAATGCCCTTTCTACAAAGTGGAGCGCAAGACAGACCCCGTGCTGCTGACTGGCATGTGTGAGACTCCACAGCAAGTTCAAAAGACTTTGGTTTCCACCTTCAAGCACAGAGTCTGA